A window of Methylomonas sp. 11b genomic DNA:
GAAGAAGTGGTGGTCCTGAAGCAGGCGGCGGGTGGCAAGTGATGGAAATGGATCTGTTGCAATTCGACGCCAAGGATCTGTACTACGAGAAGGCGGACAGCCAGGAAGTGGAGGACTTAATCCAATACGCTTCCGAACTCTACGCCAGCGGCGAAGCGGAACTGCCGCTATTACAAGCCTATTTGCGGGCGCCGGAATCCTTGAATGTGCTGGTGTCGCTAAATCGATTTTATTACTACCAGCATCGCTTGACCGAAGCTTTGTTGATTTCCGAGAGAGCGTTGGAGCTGATACGGCCCGGCATCGATTTCCCGGAAGATTGGCGGCAATTGGAAAGAGCGCATATCAGCGAAGCGCCGAAAGACTTGCTGACCCGGATCAGGCTGTATTTGTTCACCTTGAAATCCATCGGCTTTTTGAATATGCGCTTGGAAAACCTGGAACTGAGCAAGGCGATTTTTGAAAAATTGGTGTCATTGGATGACAAAGACCGGATCGGTGCACGCGGCTTGCTGGAGTTAGTCGTGCGTCGTCAAGAAGCGGCAGAAGGCATTTTCCGGATGCCGGAAGTTTTCGGGTAGGCATCGCCCGCTAATCAGATGCAAACGATAAGTGATGTTTGTTGTTCCGCGCAATTAACCTAAAGGTGATCGCCATGATGAAGAAACAAAAATCCGATCCATTTTTGGCCCAAACAGCTGTGATGCTGGTGGTTTTATTAGTGGTGTACGCATTGGGAGAACAACCTGCCAATCTTGATCACCTGATGATGAGGTAATGACGATGAGTTTAGAAGAAGATATGGAAGAGCTGGAAGCCGCGGAAGATTTTCTGCGGTATTTCGAGCTGGAATACGATACTACCGTCGTCCACGTCAACCGGCTACATATCCTGCAGCGCTTCCACAATTATCTGAGTCAAGCCGGCGAGAACATGCCGGAAGACGAAGATGCGCAACGGGAAGTCTACAAAAAGCTGTTGCATCGGGCTTACAGCGACTTCGTGGACTCCGACGCACAGACCGAAAAAGTATTTAAGGTCTTTAAGATGATGGAGCCGCAAACCGTGTTTGTTTCCCTAGGGGATATTAAAACATGATAGACGAACGTTACGATGAAGAGCGCTTCGAATTCGGCGAGCGTGTTAGGCTGACACGTAACGTCCGCAACGATGGCACGTATCCTGGCATGGATGTCGGCGACTTTTTGCTGCGCCGGGGTAGTGTCGGCAACGTGATTGAAGTGGGCACTTTCTTGCAAGATCAAGTGATCTACACCGTGCATTTTTTGGATGCGGGACGCATGGTAGGCTGCCGGGCCGAAGAATTGATCCCGGCCGATGCGCCCTGGAACCCAAGCCGTTTCGAGTTCCGCGACCAGGTGGTGTGCACGATAGACATCCCCACCCAAGAGGGCAGTTACCCCGCCGGCACCCAAGGTGAAATCCTGAAAGTATTGCGGGACAGCGATCCAATGCTCTACCACGTGCGTTTTCCGGGTAAAACCATGCAGGTACCCGAGAGCGTGCTGGAGCCGGCGGACCCGGCTACGTTTAAAGAACCGGAGGCATAATGATGAGCCAGACGTCGATAGAGCCTTACACCCTGTTGCGCGCCGCCTTGAGCCTGTTCCAGAAGGCACCGGCCGAGTTGGAGCAACTGCAATTGCGCCAGGTGGAAGTGCAAGCCAAAAACGAATACGAAATCGAAGGCCGGGTATTGAATTCGGCGGAAGCGACTGGCGTGGTGATTTCCGACACCGAACTGGATAGAGCCTATAAGGAAGTGCGCGGCCGCTTCGAAGACGAAGAGGCATTTTTAACGGCATTGAGCGCCAACGATTTAGATATTGATAAACTCAAAGCGGCTTTGTATCGGCAGTGCAAAGTCGATGCGGTGATGGATAGAGTGGCCGCCCGCGCGCCCAAGGTCAACGAGGTGGAAATCGGCATTTTCTACCACTCGCACCCGGAAAAATTCCACAAACCTGAGACACGTCAGGCCAGACATATTTTGATCAGTATCAATCCGGATTACCCGGATAACACCCGCGAGGCCGCCTGGCGGCGAATTAACGAGATTGTCGGCACCTTGAAACGCAAGCCGCATAAATTTGCCGATCTGGCGCTGAAATATTCGGAATGTCCGACGGCGGTGCAGGGCGGTGAAGTGGGTACGGTAGCCAAAGGCACCTTGTTTCCGGAACTGGATGCGGTATTGTTTAGTTTGAAAGAAGACGCCATCAGCGATGTGGTGGAAACCGAGATGGGCTTTCATGTCATTCATTGCATGAAAATCATCCACGCTGAAACCATGTCCTTAAAAAAAGCGACACCGAAGATTCAGCAGATCATGCAGGATCGTTACCGCAGAAATTGCCAGCGCACGTGGCTGGCCAGTCTGCCCGCAGTTAACAGGAGTGCCTAACATGGTAAAAGAACCCAAACATTGTTCGTTTTGCGGTATCGAAGCGTCGGCGGCCGTGCCGATGATCGCCGGCACGGAAGGCTACATCTGCGAAGCTTGCGTGATGTTGGCCAGCCAGGTGGTATCCAGCTGGGGCAAGAAAAAAGAATTGGCCGATATGCAAGGGCCATTGCCCAAGCCGGCGGAAATGAAAGCCATGCTCGACCAGTATGTGATCGGTCAGGATTTGGCTAAGGAAATTTTGTCGGTAGCGGTGTATAACCATTACAAACGCCTGAAAAACGTCAGCCGTAAAGCCGGCGGTCTGGGCGAGTCCGATGACAGTGTGGAAATCGGTAAATCCAATATCTTGATGATAGGCCCTTCCGGAACCGGCAAAACTTTGCTGGCCAGTACGCTGGCAAAAATCGTCGGCGTACCGTTTGCCGTTGCTGATGCGACGACCTTGACTCAGGCCGGTTACGTCGGCGACGACGTCGAAAATATCCTGGTGCGCTTGCTGGACGTGGCCGACGGCCAGATCAGCAGAGCTGAGTGGGGCATGGTTTACATCGATGAAGTAGACAAGATTGCCCGCAGCCCGGAGCAAGCCTTCGGTACGCGCGACGTCTCCGGCGAGGGCGTGCAGCAAGCCTTGTTGCGACTGGTGGAAGGCTCGCAAGTTAAAGTCTCCGCCAAGGGGCGGCGTAAGGATCACAGCGGTAACGACTCGGTGATGATCGACACCAGCAATATATTGTTTATTGCCGGTGGGGCGTTTCCGGGCTTGGAAAAGCATGTCGAAAAACGTTTGTTGCCGCCGAAAACCGCTATCGGTTTCCATGCCGAAGTCAGCAATCCCGACGACAAACCGACGCTGGAAGCGATGTTAAACGCCACGCAGCCCGACGATTTGAAACGCTTTGGCTTGATCCCGGAATTTATCGGCCGCTTCCCGGTACTGGCACCGTTGGAGCCGTTGGACGTGGACGCCTTGATTCAAGTCTTGACCGAACCGAAAAACGCCTTGGTCAAACAATACCAACATCTGTTTGCCTTCGACGATGTCGAGCTGGAGTTCACCCAGGATGCGTTGGCGGAAATCGCCGAAAAAGCCATCGCCCGCAACACCGGCGCCAGAGGCCTACGCGGCATCATGGAGCACGTTTTGCGCCGCACCATGTTCGATTTACCCTCCAGGCCCGACGTCGAGCGCTGCATCGTGAATGCCGAGGTGATACGCGGTGAAGCGGAAATTGAAGTGGTGCCGCGCGACAAACCTACTGACGGTGATGATTTGAAACGCTTATCGGGCGGGGAATAATTTTGGCGGCCGGGCTGCGCAAGCTGAAGCCCAGCCGTTGCATTGAAAAGTTTTAGTTAATCGAGAAACCTACTATGAGCGTTAAAGAAAAAATCTTGCAACAACTTGCCGAAAATCCGGTGATTATTTATATGAAAGGCGTGCCTAGCGCTCCGGAATGCGGTTTTTCCGCGAAGACTGTCGGCATCTTGAATGAAACCAAGATTCCTTACGCTTATGTCAACGTCTTGCAATCGCCGTTCATCCGCGAAAAACTGCCGTCCATTTCCAAATGGCCGACCTTTCCGCAAGTGTTCATCAAAGGCGAATTGGTCGGCGGCGCCGACATCGTCGAGTCCATGTATAAGGACGGAACCCTGTTGCCGTTGCTGCAAGCGACGGTTCAGCCCGCCGAGAATGCGGACGCCAGTCAAACCATTACCCATTCCGAAGTGGAAGCCTTGATTCTGGCTTCTTATCCGGGAGCGACCATCGGCATCGAAGGTGCGGGTTGCGACTTAAACATCACCGTGGTCAGCGAATTGTTCGCCGATCAACCTATGATCAAACAACATCAAGGCGTTATGGCGACTCTGAGCGTGCCGCTGGCTTCCGGCCGTTTGCATGCCGTCACTCTGAAGACTCATACGCCTGAAGCTTGGGCCGCGCTCCAGCCGGCGGCCAATCCGGGCTTACTGCAAATTCAAATCTGATCTAGTTAACAAGGAGACAACACTATGGCAAAAGTAGGCATTTTTTTCGGAACCGATACCGGCAACACGCGTAAAGTGGCCAAAACCATTGCTACGAAGTTGGGCGATGCAGCCGACAAACCGGTCAATATCAACAAAGCCTCCGTGGACGATTTATTGGCCTATGATGTATTGATCGTCGGTTCGCCCACGTACGGTGAAGGCGAATTACCGGGCATGAGCGCCGGACACGATAACGAGAGCTGGGAAGAGTTTTTACCAACGCTGGCTGGCGCCGATTTCTCCGGCAAAACCGTGGCTATTTACGGTTTGGGCGACCAGGAAGGTTATCCCGGCAATTTCGTCGATGCCTTGGGCTTTTTATATGACGCCTTTGCCGACGCCGGCGCGACCATCGTCGGCATGACCAGCAGCGAAGGTTACACCTTTAAAAAGTCCAAAGCGCTGTTGGGCGACCAATTCGTCGGTTTGGCCTTGGACGAAGATAACCAGAAAGAACTGAGCGAAGGCAGGCTCAGCGCTTGGCTGGATTCGATTTCCTCCGCCTGGGCTTGATAGGCGAGCCATGATCGAAGAAGCGGCCGTCGTTACCCGCGTTAGCGATGGTCGCACTTGGATTAAAAGTCTGCAAACCAGTGCTTGCAGCGGCTGTGCGCAACATCAGTCCTGCGGCACGGCCACGCTGGCAAAAGTCCTCCCCAAACGCGAGTTTCCAGTCGATTGCGATTTAACATTGCAAGCCGGCGATCATGTGATGGTGGCGATAGACGATGGTCAACTGCTGCTCACATCGTTGCTACTCTACCTGGTGCCGTTGATTTTTATGCTGGTTGGTGTGGGCCTGGCCGAAGCCTGGCTACCCGAGCCATATAATACCGATTACCTACCCGAAGTGGCGTTAACAACATTGCTGGCGGGCTTTTGGTTGATTAACCGCTGCCAAAGTCTACTTCTCCTCCATCTTTGTTTTAAGCCACAAATTGTCAAGAAACTCGGTAACGAGTGATTTTTCGCTTGTTGATACCGGTTGCGATAAAACCCGTCACCCACTCCGATACAAAGGCAGCTAGATTTTGAATGCCTCGGATCGGCCATTTCGGCATACTCAAGACTCTATTTCACTCTCGCCAGGACCATATGCTCTGCGACTCTGCCAACAACCCAAGAGTCGAAGTCCAAAAATTCATGCCCTAAATTTCAATCGGGTACACGCGAACTAGGCGAACGGTTTTATTGGCATTGGTAGGCAAAGAACACAGCAGCCAATCAAATTTTACATTCTCTTTATAAGCAAGCTACTGATTTTTACGATCTTTTTATTCGTCTTTCTGTAAATTAAGCAACATGCAATTAAGGACAATTGCTTAAATCGGTGAAGGGATACGTTTTATATTTTACTAACTGCTATCGATGAACATTGTGTTCTATTATCGACGGCGGTGGTCCTTTAGGGGGCAAAATGAACAAATCGAACAATTTATACAGAGACATTTTTACCGGCATTACCTTTACAGCGGGTATGTTTGTGTTTATGTCCGACGAATTCATTGTTTCTACCATGCTGTTTTGTCTGGCTAGCATCTCCAGTAACCTCGATTTCGGTTCATCGCTCCGCGCTTGACGTCTAGTCATGCTCAACATCCTTAACCCTTAGGTAATGCCATTTTGTAACAGCATTGCCGCAGCAAGCTTTCTCGTAATCAGTTCATTGAAGGCTATTTTAATAGGCGGGACCAGATCACTTAGCAGAGCGCCTTATTAACTTTCAAAAATAGGTCTTGCGAGTGAATATCGTTTTTTTGCTATTCATGGCAGCAGTTAGGGCGTGACAGCGTTGGGGATGATCACGTAAACATCACAACAATTCACAGGTTATTGATGGTGGTCTGGTTTGATCACAAACTACTTTTCAACTGGAACACACGTTTCAGGTTCCTGATTTCATGTTGGCTCCTGCTTGTCGGTCAGCAGCAACACTGCGGATTGACCTCTGCCCCTTTTCCTAGATGAAGGGTTTTTTTTTGTCCTGAAAATCTGTCCACGGTTTCGGCTACTTTTATTTTTATATTTCCTTTATATCGGGCATGGATATTTTTACGACTTTTTTATCGATCAATCTGTACATTGTTTAACTGGTGATCAGGGACGATTGCAAGATTGAGTTTTTTCATTTTTTCAAGAGGTCATGTAGATGGACATGGTGTATTTGCTGTTAACAGCGGCGTTCTTTGTCGCGACGGCGTTATTGATCGCTGGTTGCGAAGCATTAAGGGGGCAATCATGAGCTGGATTTATCTTTTGAGCGGAGGACTGACTCTTGCTGTGTTCGTCTATTTACTGGTCGCGTTGTTTTATCCGGAGAAATTCTGATGACTGGTCAAGGTTTTTTACAGATTGCTATTTACGTCATCGCCCTGGTGGCGCTGGCCAAGCCTTTGGGCACTTATATGGCGCGGGTTTATCAAGACGAGTCGGTGGGATTGAACCGTTGGTTCGCCGGTATTGAGCGACTGTTCTATCGCCTCAGTGGCGTCAAGCCGGATCAGGAGATGCGTTGGACCCAATATGCGCTGGCGATGCTGGCGTTCAATCTGTTTGGTTTGTTGGCGGTTTATTGCTTACAACGTTTCCAAGACGTGTTGCCGCTAAACCCCCAAACGCTGCCGGCCGTGACGCCGGACTCATCGTTTAACACTGCCGTCAGCTTCGCCACCAACACCAACTGGCAAGGCTACAGCGGCGAAGCCACGATGAGTTATCTGACCCAGATGCTGGGTTTGTCGGTACAAAACTTCGTTTCCGCCGCCAGCGGCATGGCGGTACTGGTGGCTCTGATTCGTGGCTTCGTGCGCCGTAACAGTAACAGCATCGGTAACTTCTGGGTGGATATGACGCGCAGTACTTTATACATCCTGCTACCGTTGTCGTTGGTGTTGGCGCTGGTATTGGTCGGACAAGGCGTGGTGCAAACGTTTAATCCCTACCAAACGGTTAATTTGCAAGAAACAGTCAGCTACTCGGCGCCGAAACTGGATGCTGACGGTAAGGCATTGCTGGATGCCGAGGGCAAGCCGGTGACTGAAACGTTGCAAACGCAACAACAAACCCTGGCATTGGGACCTGCTGCATCGCAAATCGCGATTAAACAATTGGGTACCAATGGTGGCGGTTTCTTCAACGTCAACTCCGCCCATCCGTATGAAAATCCCACACCGCTTTCCAATTTTCTGGAAATGCTGGCTATTCTGCTGATTCCGGCTGCGCTGTGCTACACCTTCGGGCTGATGGTGGGAGACACTCGCCAGGGCTGGACGATATTGGGTGCCATGACGCTGGTGTTAGTCGCCTTGATCTTTGTCACTGTACCGGCCGAGCAAAGCGGCAACCCGGCGTTAACTGCCTTGGGTGTTGATCAAACTGTATCGGCACAGCAGCCCGGCGGCAATATGGAGGGCAAAGAAGCGCGCTTCGGCATCGTCAACTCCGGGTTATGGGCGGTGGCGACCACCGCTGCCTCGAACGGTTCGGTCAACTCCATGCATGATTCATACACGCCAATCGGTGGCATGGTACCCATGTGGCTGATGCAATTGGGTGAAGTGATCTTTGGCGGCGTCGGTTCAGGCCTGTACGGCATGATCGTATTTGCCATCGTCGCGGTGTTTATCGCCGGCTTGATGATAGGCCGCACCCCGGAGTACCTGGGTAAAAAGATCGAAGCCTATGAGATGAAAATGGCCGCCATCATTATTCTGATACCCCCTTTGATGGTATTGGGCGGTACCGCAGTGACACTGGTGATGGACGCCGGCAAAGCGTCCATCTTCAACCCCGGCGCCCATGGTTTCAGCGAAGTGTTGTACGCCTACTCCTCGGCGGGCAATAACAACGGCAGTGCCTTCGGCGGTCTGTCAGCCAACGTACCGTTCTACAACTTCATGCTGGGTCTGGCGATGCTGTTCTCTCGCTATTGGTTGATGATTCCGGTATTGGCGATTGCCGGCTCTCTGGCGGCCAAAAAGACTGTGCCGGTTGGTCCCGGTACGCTGCCGACTCATACCCCATTGTTTGCCGTTTTATTGATCATCACTGTGTTGATGGTCGGCGCACTGACCTTCGTCCCGGCATTGGCCTTGGGGCCTATCGTCGAGCATTTGCAAATGATCGGTCATCAATAATTTCAGGACAGGTAACCCTATGACTAGCAAGCCCGTTTCAACATCCTTAATGGATCCGCAAATTTTGCAACAAGCGTTCATAGACGCTTTTGCCAAACTCACGCCCAAGCAGCAATGGAAAAACCCGGTCATGTTCGTAGTCTATCTCGGCAGTTTGCTCACCACGGTATTGTGGTTGCAGGCGCTGACGGGTGAAAGCGAAGAATCCGCCGGTTTTATCCTCAGCATCACGCTGTGGCTGTGGTTCACGGTATTGTTCGCCAATTTCGCCGAAGCGGTGGCGGAAGGCCGCAGCAAGGCTCAAGCCGCGTTCCTGCGTAGCGCCAAACGCGACATCGCTGCCAAAAAGCTTGATGAACCGAAATACGGTAGCAATTACAGTAAAGTCGAAGGCTCCAGTCTTCGCAAAGGGGATGTAGTGCTGATCGAAGCCGGAGACTTTGTGCCCGGCGACGGTGAAGTCATCGAAGGCGTGGCCTCGGTCGACGAAAGCGCCATTACCGGCGAAAGCGCGCCGGTGATCCGCGAATCCGGCGGCGACTTCAGTTCGGTGACCGGCGGCACCAGGGTGCTGTCCGATTGGCTGGTGGTGAGCATCACCACCAATCCCGGCGAGACCTTCCTCGACCGCATGATAGGTATGGTGGAAAGCGCCAAAAGGCAAAAAACCCCCAATGAGATTGCTTTGACCATTTTGTTAGTGGCGTTAACACTGGTGTTTTTGATGGCGACCGTCACCTTGCTGCCGTTTTCCTTGTATAGCGTGCAAACCGCTGGTACCGGCAACCCGATCAGCGTCACGGTGTTGGTGGCTTTATTGGTGTGTTTGATTCCAACCACCATCGGCGGTTTATTGTCTGCCATTGGCGTGGCCGGTATCGGCCGGATGATGCAGAAAAATGTCATCGCAACCTCTGGCCGGGCCGTGGAAGCGGCCGGCGACGTCGATGTACTGCTGCTGGACAAAACCGGTACCATCACCTTGGGTAACCGCCAAGCATCGGGTTTCTTTCCCGTCAAAGGCGTCAAGGAAGCCGAATTGGCTGACGCCGCACAATTGGCTTCGATGGCCGACGAAACCCCGGAAGGCCGTAGCGTGGTGATCTTGGCCAAGCAAAAATACGGCATTCGCGAACGCGATATTCACTCCTTAGGGGCCACTTTCGTGCATTTCAGCGCCCAAACCCGGATGAGCGGCGTCAATTTACCCGGAGAGGAATGCAAAATCGGCGAGCCTTGCCGGCAAATCCGTAAGGGTGCGGCTGACTCGATAAGACAACATATCGAAGATCAAGGCGGCAAATTTCCGCCGGAATTGAAAACGCTGGTCGACGACGTAGCTCGGCGCGGCAGTACGCCGTTAGTGGTGGCGGACGGTATAAAAGCCTTAGGTGTGATCGAACTGAAAGACATCGTCAAGGGGGGCATCAAGGAGCGCTTCATCGAACTACGGCAGATGGGCATCAAGACCATCATGATCACCGGCGACAACCGTTTGACCGCTGCCGCCATCGCCGCCGAAGCCGGTGTCGATGACTTCCTGGCCGAAGCTACGCCGGAAGCCAAACTCAGCCTGATTCGCCAGCACCAAGCCGATGGCCGTCTGGTGGCGATGACCGGCGACGGCACCAACGACGCCCCGGCTTTGGCGCAGGCCGACGTCGCGGTAGCGATGAACAGCGGCACCCAGGCCGCCAAGGAAGCCGGCAACATGGTCGATCTGGATTCCAATCCGACTAAGCTGATCGAAATCGTCGAAACCGGCAAACAAATGCTGATGACCCGTGGCGCATTAACCACGTTTAGTATTGCCAACGACGTCGCCAAATATTTTGCGATCATTCCGGCGGCCTTCGCCACCACCTATCCGGTCTTGAATGTATTGAACGTGATGGGCTTGGCGACGCCGGCCAGCGCCATCCTGTCGGCGGTGATTTTCAATGCATTGATCATCATCGCCCTGATTCCATTGGCTTTGAAAGGTATCAAATATCAACCCGTCGGCGCGGAAAAGCTCCTGCAAAACAACTTGCTGGTCTATGGCGTCGGCGGCTTGATTGTGCCGTTTATCGGTATCAAGGCGATTGATTTAGTCTTGGTTGCTATGAATTTGGTGTAAGGAACGAATATGTTTACCTATTTAAAACCCGCAGCGATGATGTTATTCCTCTTGACCCTGGTCACCGGCGCCGCTTATCCGGCCCTGGTCACGGTCTTGGCCCAAATGCTGTTTAACGATCAAGCTAACGGCAGTTTGATCCAGGATGACAAAGGCCAACTGATTGGTTCGGAACTGATCGGCCAAACCTTTAGCGGGCCGAAATACTTCTGGAGCCGCCCGTCGGCGACCGGGCCCTACAGTTACAACGCCGCTGCCTCCAGCGGCTCCAACCTGGGGCCGACCAATCCGGCGTTGACCGACGCCGTCGCGGCCCGTATTCAAGCCTTGAAAGAGGCCGATCCTGACAATAAAGCGCCGGTGCCGGTGGATTTGATTACCGCCTCCGGCAGCGGCCTCGATCCACACATCAGCATCGCCGCAGCGGAATACCAGATTAAACGTATCGCCAAGGTCCGCAAAATCGATACAGCGAAGCTACAGGCACTTGTTGATGCTCACACCGAAGGGCGGCAATGGCTGGTGTTTGGCGAACCTAGAGTCAACGTCTTGAAATTGAATCTGGCGTTGGATAGAGCGGGCCGCTAATTGAAAATATGATTGGGGCATGAGTAACATCGACATATGAGTGCATTTGGTAATCCTCAACCGGTATCAATGTCTGCATCCTGGCGTTCTCGAAGAGCTGCGCGTACTACCTTAGCCAGAAAACCTATTCGATATGTTACGAAATGCAAACGCGCGGCGAAGCTGAATGATCCGTCCAATTCGATTTGGCGAATGGACAAATCGTCGCGTTCACTAGCTTGAGAGGGTGTAAGAATTTTTGTGTAAACGGCCCTGAGGTAGGAAACTACCGATCCTGACAAGGAGGAAACCATGACCGTATCATCAAAAGCCATACCGGATGACCTACTCGACGCCTTGATGTCGCACTATCAAAAACCCGAGGACCTGATCGGTGCCAATGGTCTGCTGAAGCAGTTGACCAAAGCGATAGTCGAACGGGCCCTGGAAGCGGAAATGACCGCGCACTTGGGCCACGGTAAGCATGAGGCGGTGACCAACGCCAGCAGCAATGCCCGAAACGGCAAAAGCCGGAAAACGCTGAAAGGTGACTTCGGCGACTTGCCTATCGAGATTCCCCGCGACCGTCATGGCGAATTCGAACCGCAGATCATTCCTAAGCATCAACGGCGCTGGACCGGTTTCGACGATAAGATCATTTCGTTATATGCCCGAGGACTGACGGTACGGGAAATCCAAGCCCATTTATTCGAGCTTTACGGCACCGAGGTATCCCCCACCTTGATTTCCTCGGTGACCGACGCGGTACTCGAAGAGGTGGGCGTCTGGCAAAGCCGCCCGCTGGATCCGATTTACCCGATTGTGTACCTCGACTGTCTGCATACCAAAGTGCGCGATAGTGGCAGCGTGCGGGTCAAGGCCGTCTATCTGGCCATCGGTGTCAATCTGGACGGCCACAAAGAAGTGCTGGGGCTGTGGATTGCCCAAAGCGAAGGCGCCAAATTTTGGTTGCAAGTGGTCACCGAGCTCAAGAACCGTGGCGTCAACGACATCTTTATCGCCTGTGTCGATGGTCTGAAGGGATTTCCGGAGGCTATCGAAACCGTGTTTCCCAAAGCGGCCGTTCAACTGTGTATTGTCCACTTGGTCCGTCATAGCCTCAACTATGTCAGCTACAAAAGGCGCCAGTCGGTTGCCGACGACCTCAAGCAGATTTATCGAGCCGCAACGGCGAGGGAAGCCGAGCAAAAGCTGACCGAATTCGAGGCCAACTGGCTGGAGACCTATCCCACGATCGCCCCCATCTGGCGACGAAACTGGGGGCACATCATCCCTTTTTTTGACTATCCGCCCGAGATTCGCAAGGTGATCTACACCACCAATACCATCGAATCGGTGAATCGAAGTCTGAGAAAAATCATGAAAAACCGCGCGGTCTTCCCCAGTGATGACGCCTTGTCCAAACTGCTCTATTTGGCGTTGCGCAATATCAGCCAAAATTGGACCATGCCCGTCTACGATTGGAAAGCCGCTTTGAATCGGTTTAGTATTCAGTTCGAAGATCGCTTCCCTAGCCATTAAACCAAACTACCGTTTACACAAA
This region includes:
- a CDS encoding potassium-transporting ATPase subunit F, producing the protein MSWIYLLSGGLTLAVFVYLLVALFYPEKF
- the grxD gene encoding Grx4 family monothiol glutaredoxin; its protein translation is MSVKEKILQQLAENPVIIYMKGVPSAPECGFSAKTVGILNETKIPYAYVNVLQSPFIREKLPSISKWPTFPQVFIKGELVGGADIVESMYKDGTLLPLLQATVQPAENADASQTITHSEVEALILASYPGATIGIEGAGCDLNITVVSELFADQPMIKQHQGVMATLSVPLASGRLHAVTLKTHTPEAWAALQPAANPGLLQIQI
- a CDS encoding nitrogen fixation protein NifZ, with the translated sequence MIDERYDEERFEFGERVRLTRNVRNDGTYPGMDVGDFLLRRGSVGNVIEVGTFLQDQVIYTVHFLDAGRMVGCRAEELIPADAPWNPSRFEFRDQVVCTIDIPTQEGSYPAGTQGEILKVLRDSDPMLYHVRFPGKTMQVPESVLEPADPATFKEPEA
- the kdpA gene encoding potassium-transporting ATPase subunit KdpA, producing the protein MTGQGFLQIAIYVIALVALAKPLGTYMARVYQDESVGLNRWFAGIERLFYRLSGVKPDQEMRWTQYALAMLAFNLFGLLAVYCLQRFQDVLPLNPQTLPAVTPDSSFNTAVSFATNTNWQGYSGEATMSYLTQMLGLSVQNFVSAASGMAVLVALIRGFVRRNSNSIGNFWVDMTRSTLYILLPLSLVLALVLVGQGVVQTFNPYQTVNLQETVSYSAPKLDADGKALLDAEGKPVTETLQTQQQTLALGPAASQIAIKQLGTNGGGFFNVNSAHPYENPTPLSNFLEMLAILLIPAALCYTFGLMVGDTRQGWTILGAMTLVLVALIFVTVPAEQSGNPALTALGVDQTVSAQQPGGNMEGKEARFGIVNSGLWAVATTAASNGSVNSMHDSYTPIGGMVPMWLMQLGEVIFGGVGSGLYGMIVFAIVAVFIAGLMIGRTPEYLGKKIEAYEMKMAAIIILIPPLMVLGGTAVTLVMDAGKASIFNPGAHGFSEVLYAYSSAGNNNGSAFGGLSANVPFYNFMLGLAMLFSRYWLMIPVLAIAGSLAAKKTVPVGPGTLPTHTPLFAVLLIITVLMVGALTFVPALALGPIVEHLQMIGHQ
- a CDS encoding flavodoxin, which codes for MAKVGIFFGTDTGNTRKVAKTIATKLGDAADKPVNINKASVDDLLAYDVLIVGSPTYGEGELPGMSAGHDNESWEEFLPTLAGADFSGKTVAIYGLGDQEGYPGNFVDALGFLYDAFADAGATIVGMTSSEGYTFKKSKALLGDQFVGLALDEDNQKELSEGRLSAWLDSISSAWA
- a CDS encoding SoxR reducing system RseC family protein, with amino-acid sequence MIEEAAVVTRVSDGRTWIKSLQTSACSGCAQHQSCGTATLAKVLPKREFPVDCDLTLQAGDHVMVAIDDGQLLLTSLLLYLVPLIFMLVGVGLAEAWLPEPYNTDYLPEVALTTLLAGFWLINRCQSLLLLHLCFKPQIVKKLGNE
- the clpX gene encoding ATP-dependent Clp protease ATP-binding subunit ClpX; this translates as MVKEPKHCSFCGIEASAAVPMIAGTEGYICEACVMLASQVVSSWGKKKELADMQGPLPKPAEMKAMLDQYVIGQDLAKEILSVAVYNHYKRLKNVSRKAGGLGESDDSVEIGKSNILMIGPSGTGKTLLASTLAKIVGVPFAVADATTLTQAGYVGDDVENILVRLLDVADGQISRAEWGMVYIDEVDKIARSPEQAFGTRDVSGEGVQQALLRLVEGSQVKVSAKGRRKDHSGNDSVMIDTSNILFIAGGAFPGLEKHVEKRLLPPKTAIGFHAEVSNPDDKPTLEAMLNATQPDDLKRFGLIPEFIGRFPVLAPLEPLDVDALIQVLTEPKNALVKQYQHLFAFDDVELEFTQDALAEIAEKAIARNTGARGLRGIMEHVLRRTMFDLPSRPDVERCIVNAEVIRGEAEIEVVPRDKPTDGDDLKRLSGGE
- the nifW gene encoding nitrogenase-stabilizing/protective protein NifW, with translation MSLEEDMEELEAAEDFLRYFELEYDTTVVHVNRLHILQRFHNYLSQAGENMPEDEDAQREVYKKLLHRAYSDFVDSDAQTEKVFKVFKMMEPQTVFVSLGDIKT
- the nifM gene encoding nitrogen fixation protein NifM, whose protein sequence is MMSQTSIEPYTLLRAALSLFQKAPAELEQLQLRQVEVQAKNEYEIEGRVLNSAEATGVVISDTELDRAYKEVRGRFEDEEAFLTALSANDLDIDKLKAALYRQCKVDAVMDRVAARAPKVNEVEIGIFYHSHPEKFHKPETRQARHILISINPDYPDNTREAAWRRINEIVGTLKRKPHKFADLALKYSECPTAVQGGEVGTVAKGTLFPELDAVLFSLKEDAISDVVETEMGFHVIHCMKIIHAETMSLKKATPKIQQIMQDRYRRNCQRTWLASLPAVNRSA